The genomic segment TGCGGATCGAGGTCCGCCCGGAAGATCTGCGTGCCTGGGTGGATGACCGCATCGTGGTGAATGCCAGCATCAAAGGCCGCCAAGTGACCCTGCGTTCCGGCTTCATTGACCACTGCCTGCCGTTCGGCTTTGCCACTTGGAATACCAAGGCCCGTGTGCGGGCGGTGCATGTGGAGGCTTTGCGGGGCGATTAAGCGGAATGCAATAAAATCGTAAGTTTTATAAATCGTATTTGCAGGTGTCTTGATTGTTTGGCATGTGCTGGCTAAGTTGAATAAGGTTTTTTTAAGAACCACTTTGTTCTCATCATGAGCCTAAATCTCTACCAAATCTTCGCCCCCTTGATGCGGCGATTTCGAGGCCAACGGTTTGCGATTTTTAAACAGCACCTCTCGCCTCTGCGCACGGACCAGCTTCTGGATGTGGGAGGTTACCCGGGTTTTTGGACTCAGCATGAGCCGACGGTCGGCAGCATTGACACTTTGAATGTTCATGAAGTGCCTTGGGAGCAGGGCAGTCATCCCAACTACCAAATCCGCACTCTTTTGGGCGATGGCCGGGCGCTGACCGCACCGGATCAGTCGTACCAAATCCTCTTTTCCAACAGCGTCATTGAGCACGTGGGGACTTGGGAGGACCAGCAGGCCTTCGCGCGGGAAGCTCGGAGGGTGGGAAAGGATCTGTGGGTTCAAACACCTGCCTATGAATGCCCCATCGAGCCGCATTACGTCGGCTTGTACATTCACCACCTGCCTAAAAAATGGCAGATGGTGCTGGTCAGGTGGGTGACTCTCTGGGGTTGGGTGCATCGGCCCACTCGTGAGCAGGTAGCTTATGAGGTGAATAGCATCCGGCTGCTGACACGGCGTGAAATGGACCTGCTGTTTCCGGATTGTGAAATCCTCACGGAGCGGCTTCTGGGCCTCATTCCGAAATCCTACATCGCCATCCGCAAGCAGCGCCCGCAGGCGGCGTGAGTTCTTGCACGGGCAGGATTGGCGCATGTTCCCTGCTTGCAAGCCGCCGCGGCTGCTGGCAAGATGCGCGCCCACCCCATCATGGCCAAGAAAGCAGCATCCAAGAAACCCGAATCCCTCCATCGTAAACACAGCGCCATCGTCGTGGACGGTGTCGAGCGTGCGCCCAGCCGCGCCATGCTGCATGCGGTTGGCTTTAAGCGGGAAGACTTCCAGAAATCCCAGATCGGCATCGCCAGTACCTGGAGCATGGTCACCCCGTGTAACATGCACATTGACCGCCTGGCCAAAGAAACGGCTAAGGGCGTGGATGCTGCTGGTGGCAAAAGCCTGATCTTCAACACCATCACCATCTCCGATGGCATCTCGATGGGCACCGAAGGCATGAAATACTCGTTGGTTAGCCGCGAAGTCATCGCGGACTCCATTGAGACTGTCGTCGGTTGCGAAGGCATGGACGGTTTTGTCGCTATCGGTGGTTGTGACAAAAACATGCCCGGCTGCGTGATGGCCATGGCGCGTCTGAACCGCCCCAGCGTCTTCGTTTACGGCGGCACCATCCTGCCCGGCTGCGTGGGGCATGAGAAGAAGGATGCGGACATCGTCACCGTCTTTGAAGCCGTGGGCAAACACGCTAACTGCCAGATTACCGATGCCGACCTCATTGACATCGAAGAGCACAGCATCCCTGGCGAAGGCTCCTGCGGCGGCATGTACACCGCCAACACCATGGCCAGCGCCATTGAGGCCCTGGGCATGTCCTTGCCAAACTCCGGTGCCCAATCCGCCGTCGGCGACGACAAGCTCATCGATTGCTTCGACGCCGGCGCTGCGGTGATGAACATGATCAAGCTGGGCATCACGCCCCGCGACATCATGACGAAGGAGGCCTTTGAAAACGCCATCACGCTCATCATCACCCTGGGCGGCTCCACGAATGCCGTGCTGCACCTCATCGCCATGGCGCACAGCGCGGGTGTGAAGCTGACCATCGAAGACTTCGTCCGCATCGGCAAAAAGACCCCGGTGCTGGCCGACCTGAAGCCAAGTGGCAAATACTTCATGAACGATCTGGTGAAGATCGGCGGTACCGTGCCGCTCATGCGTATCCTGGTGGAAGAAGGCCTGATGCATGGTGACTGCCTCACCGTCACGGGCCGTACGATGAAAGAAAACGTGCGTAAATCCAAGATCGTCTATCCGAAGAGCCAGCAGATCGTCCGCCCGCTGAGCGACCCGATCAAGAAAGACAGCCACCTCGTCATCTTCAAAGGTAACCTCTGCCCTGAAGGGGCCGTGGGCAAGATCAGCGGCAAGGAAGGCCTCACCTTCACCGGCAAGGCCATCGTCTTTGAATCCGAAGAGAAAGCCCTGGATGCCATCTTGAATGACAAAGTGAAAAAAGGCCACGTCATCGTCATCCGCATGGAAGGGCCTAAGGGCGGCCCCGGCATGCGCGAGATGCTCAGCCCCACCTCCGCCATCATGGGCAAGGGCCTGGGCAAAGATGTGGCCCTCATCACGGACGGTCGTTTCAGCGGTGGCAGCCACGGTTTTGTGGTCGGCCACGTTACCCCGGAAGCCTTCGTCGGTGGCCCGATTGCCGTCATCAAAAATGGCGACGCCATCACTATTGATGCTGAAAAGCGTGCCATCACTCTCGGCATCCCTGCCAAGGAACTGGCCGCCCGTCTCAAGGCCTGGAAGCAGCCGAAGCCCCGCTACACCCGTGGCGTGCTGGCCAAGTATGCCGCCCTCACCACCAGCGCCAGCGAAGGCGCGGTGACGGATAAGCAATTCTAGTTAGGTGGGCCTGCGTGGCTCTTAGCTGATGATCCCGGCCTGCTCACGCGGGCCGGGATTTTTTTTTGAGTCTTAAGGCCTCGCAGGTTGGCTTGATTTATCTGGCACCAGAGTCATCTGAAAATGAATCTTGAAGTAGTCACCGAGGGCGGTGGCCAGGGCTTTGGCAAAGCGGCGCTGGTTTTCAGACGTATCGCGAACGCCATTCCAGGGGCACTCCACCTGGATGGCGCTGATGCTGCCTCCATCCCGAGAGCCATGTGCAGCCACATCATAGGAACCGCTAAAATAGACAGCTTTGCCGGGTGAGGGTTTGCCGGGGCTGGGGATGGAGCGGAAGCCTTGGGCCTCCAGCAGGGCCCCGAGACTTTGAGGACCGCGGATGAGGGCGGAAAAAGATTGGGGGGAGCGTTGATCCAACTCTTTCACACTGGTGAGGCGAAGGTACTTGGGGTCTCGATCCAGTGCTTCATCCGAGGTGTTGAGTTGGCTGCCGGAGATGAGGTAACCAAGTTCCACCCGTGGTTCTTCATGACGATGGCCGTGGAGGTCGATCGTGAGGCCCGCACCGAAGCTGCGGGTGACCTGCTGTTCCACACCTTCGGCAGCCTCGTGAAATCTCTTCCAGGTGGCCGTGGCCACGGGATCTCCTTGAGCGGCCTCATTCAGTTCACGATTGCAGTCCAATTTGGACCGATGCAGGCGACAGATGACGAGATGAGGGGCTCCCCCGTAAAGCTTCCGCAGTTCCTCGGAGATCATCACGCTCAGCTCGGCCGTGTTGCTATCTTTGGCGGTCACGCCATAACGGCGGGCGAGGATATTGGCAGGTTTGAGATCTCCCCCGTGAGGCACGGTGATGAGAATGGGCAGGCTGCCGGGGCGGGCATCCACGTACTTTAAAACGTCCTCCGCTTGAAGGCTCAGGATCGAGGCGGTGAGGGTAAGAAGGAGTAGGCTTTTCCCAAACATGCGTGCAGCCTATGTCAGAGGGAAAGAATCTGTCCAGTCTGGAAGAGATGTCGGTGTGCATAGCTGCGTTGAGTAACGCCGCCGTC from the Prosthecobacter dejongeii genome contains:
- a CDS encoding class I SAM-dependent methyltransferase; translated protein: MSLNLYQIFAPLMRRFRGQRFAIFKQHLSPLRTDQLLDVGGYPGFWTQHEPTVGSIDTLNVHEVPWEQGSHPNYQIRTLLGDGRALTAPDQSYQILFSNSVIEHVGTWEDQQAFAREARRVGKDLWVQTPAYECPIEPHYVGLYIHHLPKKWQMVLVRWVTLWGWVHRPTREQVAYEVNSIRLLTRREMDLLFPDCEILTERLLGLIPKSYIAIRKQRPQAA
- the ilvD gene encoding dihydroxy-acid dehydratase, encoding MRAHPIMAKKAASKKPESLHRKHSAIVVDGVERAPSRAMLHAVGFKREDFQKSQIGIASTWSMVTPCNMHIDRLAKETAKGVDAAGGKSLIFNTITISDGISMGTEGMKYSLVSREVIADSIETVVGCEGMDGFVAIGGCDKNMPGCVMAMARLNRPSVFVYGGTILPGCVGHEKKDADIVTVFEAVGKHANCQITDADLIDIEEHSIPGEGSCGGMYTANTMASAIEALGMSLPNSGAQSAVGDDKLIDCFDAGAAVMNMIKLGITPRDIMTKEAFENAITLIITLGGSTNAVLHLIAMAHSAGVKLTIEDFVRIGKKTPVLADLKPSGKYFMNDLVKIGGTVPLMRILVEEGLMHGDCLTVTGRTMKENVRKSKIVYPKSQQIVRPLSDPIKKDSHLVIFKGNLCPEGAVGKISGKEGLTFTGKAIVFESEEKALDAILNDKVKKGHVIVIRMEGPKGGPGMREMLSPTSAIMGKGLGKDVALITDGRFSGGSHGFVVGHVTPEAFVGGPIAVIKNGDAITIDAEKRAITLGIPAKELAARLKAWKQPKPRYTRGVLAKYAALTTSASEGAVTDKQF
- a CDS encoding N-formylglutamate amidohydrolase, whose translation is MFGKSLLLLTLTASILSLQAEDVLKYVDARPGSLPILITVPHGGDLKPANILARRYGVTAKDSNTAELSVMISEELRKLYGGAPHLVICRLHRSKLDCNRELNEAAQGDPVATATWKRFHEAAEGVEQQVTRSFGAGLTIDLHGHRHEEPRVELGYLISGSQLNTSDEALDRDPKYLRLTSVKELDQRSPQSFSALIRGPQSLGALLEAQGFRSIPSPGKPSPGKAVYFSGSYDVAAHGSRDGGSISAIQVECPWNGVRDTSENQRRFAKALATALGDYFKIHFQMTLVPDKSSQPARP